gtacttttcttcttttttatacTCTTTTACACTAATCTTGAGAATATTAATGTTTGACACCCATACTAATACATACCAGGGTGTTTTGATTTTGTTAGAGCTAGCAGCATCAGGCGAGAAAGAGTGGTATTTCTACTGCCCAAGAGACCGTAAATACAGGAACAGTGCAAGGCCTAACAGGGTAACGAGAGGCGGATTTTGGAAGGCCACTGGCACCGATAGGCCTATTTACTCTTCCGATGCCACCAAATGTATTGGTTTAAAGAAATCCCTTGTGTTTTATCGAGGAAGAGCAGCGAAAGGGATTAAAACTGATTGGATGATGCATGAATTTCGACTACCTTCCCTCTCGGACAAAACCCTTTCTGCTAATGTAATGATATTAATCCGTTCACTTATCTCCAATGTTTGTGTTCTTTGATTATGAACTGTCTGAAATTTTTGCGTTGTTTTTCGTTACAGGATTCGTGGGCTATTTGTAAGATATTTAGAAAGACCAATTGCATGGCTCAAAGAGCTCTTTCCCATACTTCCATACCATCTGATATACCCCACCATTACGGCCCTTTCAATCACTTCAATGAAGTGCAACATGCACAACAATGGACAACTTCTCCATTGCCTGTTCCCAACGGAGACCTTCACAATAACTCCATGTTTTTACAGTGCACGGTCGATACTTCTTCCGTGGTATTGAGCCCAGATGCAACAATGATCGCTGATGATGTTAGGAACAACTCCGAGAGTATAGATTTCAAGGGGAAACAACAGAGTTTCAATGGCTTCTCAATCAGGTTGCCCCAAGATATGGAAGGCACGAGGAATGATGATGGGGATTGGAGGAGTATTCCATTAATGGGATTTCCATTTAGCTTGTCGCCAAATGTGCTGGATTCGTGGAAGCCTAATCTACCATGGGATACATCTCTATATCCAACTGAGATGTCCACTACATATTCAACCGACAGATACCATACATAAAT
The sequence above is a segment of the Gossypium raimondii isolate GPD5lz chromosome 4, ASM2569854v1, whole genome shotgun sequence genome. Coding sequences within it:
- the LOC105779285 gene encoding putative NAC domain-containing protein 94; translation: MDDVEKVEDVMLPGFRFHPTDEELVEFYLKNKIQQKSLPIQLITQLDIYKYEPWDLPKLAASGEKEWYFYCPRDRKYRNSARPNRVTRGGFWKATGTDRPIYSSDATKCIGLKKSLVFYRGRAAKGIKTDWMMHEFRLPSLSDKTLSANDSWAICKIFRKTNCMAQRALSHTSIPSDIPHHYGPFNHFNEVQHAQQWTTSPLPVPNGDLHNNSMFLQCTVDTSSVVLSPDATMIADDVRNNSESIDFKGKQQSFNGFSIRLPQDMEGTRNDDGDWRSIPLMGFPFSLSPNVLDSWKPNLPWDTSLYPTEMSTTYSTDRYHT